From one Lolium rigidum isolate FL_2022 chromosome 4, APGP_CSIRO_Lrig_0.1, whole genome shotgun sequence genomic stretch:
- the LOC124649703 gene encoding cation/H(+) antiporter 19-like: MAAAAADASAVKPMKATSDGIFQGENPLNSALPLAILQICVVVVLTRGLAFLLRPLRQPRVIAEIIGGILLGPSALGRSSAFLNTVFPKESLTVLDTLANIGLLFFLFLVGLELDLRAIRRTGATALVIAVAGIALPFILGIGTSFVLEHTVNRGVSTGPFLVFMGVSLSITAFPVLARILAELKLLTTDLGRMAMSAAAVNDVVAWILLALAIALSGSGSPLVSVWVLLSGAGFVVASFFLLRPILAWMARRSPEGEPVKEIYICATLSIVLAAGFVTDTIGIHALFGAFIVGIIVPKDGPFAGVLLEKVEDLISGLFLPLYFVSSGLKTNVMAIQGRDSWALLVLVVATACIGKIGGTVLASLVVRVPLREAVTLGVLMNTKGLVELIVLNIGKDRHVLNDETFAILVLMALINTFITTPVVMAIYKPARRGAPYKNRTVLRANPDDELRMLACFHSTRNIPTMINLMESSRGTRRRGITVYAMHLVELSERSSAISMVHKARRNGMPFWNKRRNGDGDGDQLVVAFETYQQLSHVSIRAMTAISDLHTIHEDVVTSAHQKRAALIVLPFHKLHQMDGHMESLGEEYQHINQRVLHHAPCSVAILVDRGLGGAAQVPASDVSYNIAVLFFGGRDDREALAYGMRMVEHPGIELHVLRFLPQSGASGADDDEAFLADFRGNVVTRNESARYEEKTYSEKADVVGAIKAAGRCNLFLVGQGAPCVPLADRSTDCPELGPVGSYLALPEFSTVASVLVMKQYDPAAKHYDLVEEVADMAVDVDTPVVRKGNRGE, encoded by the exons atggcagcggcggcggcggatgcgaGCGCCGTGAAGCCGATGAAGGCGACGTCGGACGGCATATTCCAGGGGGAGAACCCTCTAAACTCGGCCCTGCCGCTGGCAATCCTGCAGATATGCGTCGTCGTTGTCCTCACCCGCGGGCTCGCCTTCCTCCTCCGACCGCTCCGGCAGCCGCGCGTCATCGCCGAGATCATC GGTGGCATCCTGCTCGGCCCGTCGGCGCTTGGCCGCAGCAGCGCCTTCCTCAACACGGTATTCCCCAAGGAGAGCCTGACGGTGCTGGACACCCTCGCCAACATcggcctcctcttcttcctcttcctcgtcggcctCGAGCTGGACCTGCGAGCCATCCGGCGCACCGGCGCGAccgccctcgtcatcgccgtcgcggGCATCGCCCTGCCGTTCATCCTCGGCATCGGCACCTCCTTCGTCCTCGAGCACACCGTCAACCGCGGCGTATCCACGGGGCCATTCCTCGTGTTCATGGGCGTCTCGCTCTCGATCACCGCGTTTCCCGTGCTGGCGCGCATCCTCGCGGAGCTCAAGCTCCTCACCACCGACCTCGGCCGCATGGCCATGTCCGCAGCGGCTGTGAACGACGTCGTCGCGTGGATTCTTCTTGCCCTCGCCATCGCGCTTTCAGGAAGCGGTTCTCCGCTGGTCTCGGTCTGGGTACTGCTCTCGGGCGCCGGCTTCGTCGTGGCGTCCTTCTTCTTGCTCCGGCCGATTCTCGCTTGGATGGCGCGGCGGTCCCCCGAGGGCGAGCCAGTGAAGGAGATTTACATCTGCGCGACCCTGTCCATCGTGCTCGCCGCTGGCTTCGTCACCGACACCATCGGCATCCACGCGCTGTTCGGCGCCTTCATCGTCGGAATCATCGTGCCCAAGGACGGGCCCTTCGCCGGCGTTCTCCTGGAGAAGGTTGAGGACCTCATCTCCGGCCTCTTCCTGCCGCTGTATTTCGTGTCCAGCGGCCTAAAGACCAACGTCATGGCCATCCAAGGCCGCGACTCGTGGGCGCTTCTCGTGCTCGTGGTTGCCACGGCGTGCATCGGCAAGATAGGCGGCACGGTGCTCGCGTCCCTCGTGGTGCGCGTGCCGTTGCGAGAGGCGGTGACGCTGGGGGTGTTGATGAACACCAAGGGGCTcgtggagctcatcgtgctcaacATCGGCAAGGACCGGCACGTCCTCAACGACGAGACGTTCGCCATCCTTGTCCTCATGGCGCTCATCAACACCTTCATCACCACGCCGGTCGTCATGGCCATCTACAAGCCTGCGCGGCGCGGGGCGCCGTACAAGAATCGCACCGTCCTGCGCGCGAACCCTGACGACGAGCTGCGCATGCTGGCATGCTTCCACAGCACGCGCAACATCCCCACCATGATCAACCTCATGGAGTCTTCGCGGGGCACGCGTCGGCGCGGGATCACCGTCTACGCCATGCACCTCGTGGAGCTCTCGGAGCGGTCCTCCGCCATCTCCATGGTCCACAAGGCGCGGCGCAACGGCATGCCGTTCTGGAACAAGCGGCggaacggcgacggcgacggagacCAGCTGGTGGTGGCCTTCGAGACGTACCAGCAGCTGAGCCACGTGTCCATCCGCGCCATGACGGCCATCTCCGACCTGCACACGATCCACGAGGACGTGGTGACCAGCGCGCACCAGAAGCGGGCCGCGCTCATCGTGCTCCCCTTCCACAAGCTCCACCAGATGGACGGCCACATGGAGTCCCTCGGGGAAGAGTACCAGCACATCAACCAGCGCGTCCTCCACCACGCGCCGTGCTCCGTCGCGATCCTCGTCGACCGCGGGCTTGGCGGCGCCGCGCAGGTCCCCGCCAGCGACGTCTCCTACAACATCGCCGTTCTCTTCTTCGGTGGGCGCGACGACCGCGAGGCCCTGGCCTACGGCATGCGCATGGTGGAGCACCCAGGCATCGAGCTCCATGTGCTGCGCTTCCTGCCACAGTCCGGCGCCAGCGGCGCCGACGATGATGAGGCGTTCCTGGCGGACTTCCGCGGCAACGTGGTGACCAGAAACGAGTCTGCGCGGTACGAGGAGAAGACGTACAGCGAAAAGGCGGACGTGGTTGGGGCGATCAAGGCTGCGGGACGGTGCAACCTCTTCCTGGTAGGGCAAGGGGCGCCTTGTGTGCCGCTCGCCGACAGGAGCACGGACTGCCCGGAGCTCGGGCCGGTGGGGAGCTACCTGGCTCTGCCGGAGTTCTCAACGGTGGCATCGGTGCTGGTGATGAAGCAGTACGACCCGGCGGCAAAGCACTACGACCTCGTCGAGGAGGTGGCTGACATGGCGGTGGATGTGGACACTCCCGTCGTCCGAAAGGGCAATCGTGGCGAGTGA